Proteins from one Robertmurraya sp. FSL R5-0851 genomic window:
- a CDS encoding DUF2268 domain-containing protein, with translation MNYKLVNTIEQYEELLAITDLEERRNYFRYTMMTPFKEMWNLINVPIKAKQENGYDVLMATKMLGYADISNDKQIQQGLSILNDNNAFVVAENTIKNCIEKANKEGLKVNADEIKFGLYVADPDKLKLQKGYTGFGGIPGFITVNIYPNDYNLPKLPAVIAHEFHHNIRFSYFDWDHGNVTVGDYLVIEGLADSFAKELYGTEQLGPWVTSMDKDDLEYSTYVIGEALNIKGFAEVSSYMFGDEIAKQEGYQPVGLSFCSGYAVGYEVVQSFMKKQNKTIYETTLMSSEEIINGSGLFSS, from the coding sequence ATGAACTATAAATTAGTTAACACAATAGAACAATACGAAGAATTACTTGCAATTACGGATTTGGAAGAAAGAAGAAATTATTTTCGTTATACAATGATGACGCCATTTAAGGAAATGTGGAATTTAATAAACGTTCCTATAAAAGCAAAACAAGAAAATGGTTATGATGTTTTAATGGCTACGAAAATGCTAGGTTACGCAGACATTTCTAACGATAAACAAATTCAACAAGGACTATCTATCTTAAATGATAATAATGCCTTTGTGGTAGCAGAGAATACTATCAAAAACTGTATAGAAAAAGCTAATAAGGAAGGATTGAAAGTGAATGCCGATGAAATAAAATTTGGATTGTATGTTGCAGACCCCGACAAATTGAAGCTTCAGAAGGGATATACGGGGTTTGGAGGTATTCCCGGGTTTATTACTGTGAATATTTATCCAAATGATTACAATTTGCCTAAACTTCCTGCTGTTATTGCCCATGAGTTCCATCACAATATTCGTTTTTCTTATTTTGATTGGGATCATGGAAATGTAACAGTGGGAGATTATCTTGTCATAGAAGGTTTGGCGGATTCGTTTGCAAAAGAACTGTATGGAACAGAACAGCTAGGACCTTGGGTGACTAGTATGGACAAAGACGATTTAGAGTACTCAACTTATGTTATTGGAGAGGCTTTAAACATAAAAGGATTTGCCGAGGTAAGTAGCTATATGTTTGGTGATGAAATTGCCAAACAAGAAGGATATCAACCTGTAGGCCTTTCTTTTTGTTCTGGTTACGCAGTAGGTTATGAGGTTGTCCAGTCCTTTATGAAAAAGCAAAATAAAACGATATATGAAACAACGTTAATGTCTAGCGAAGAGATCATTAATGGATCTGGCTTATTTTCTTCCTGA
- a CDS encoding site-specific integrase, which yields MENRIIIEELVANVLSELERLNYAYNTICGYRAFYKRVISFANARDEFYFSEALGRAFLKETYNCTVNYYQEAIPKELKGPIRRIRVLGDYQLHGVIIRRIVKKPGYVKPPQFESELTGYEKECENNEYSKRGLRTRMQRLFFFIDYLDSRDVQKSNDITANIISDYVKTIYKYHEKSIASILTALRVYLRFLYFNQYTDEDLSLKVPKQSKYYYPPVPSVWNKDDVIRMLNSIDRGNPTGKRDYAILLLVAKLGIRVGDIKSLKLSDLNWQSKNIEIRQNKTKNIVSYPILNDIGWALIDYLKNGRPISNSPFVFIRMNAPFEAFGRDANLHNIITKYTRLSGITVPDGKRQGLHSLRHTLASTLLEQGTPLPVISEILGHFNSKSTNVYLHTGMDGLRKCAIDPEEVLKNV from the coding sequence ATGGAAAATCGAATAATCATTGAAGAATTAGTTGCAAATGTTTTATCTGAATTAGAAAGGCTAAATTATGCATATAACACTATTTGTGGATATCGTGCTTTTTACAAAAGAGTAATTTCATTTGCAAATGCAAGAGATGAGTTCTATTTTTCAGAAGCGTTAGGAAGGGCTTTTTTGAAGGAAACATACAATTGTACAGTTAACTATTATCAAGAAGCTATACCTAAAGAACTCAAAGGTCCTATTAGAAGAATTAGAGTTCTAGGCGATTATCAGCTTCATGGTGTGATTATCCGAAGGATTGTAAAAAAGCCAGGATATGTTAAACCACCACAGTTTGAATCAGAACTTACTGGCTATGAAAAGGAATGCGAAAATAACGAGTACTCCAAAAGAGGTCTACGAACACGGATGCAACGTTTGTTCTTTTTCATAGATTATCTTGACAGTAGAGATGTTCAAAAATCGAATGATATTACTGCAAATATAATTTCTGATTATGTAAAAACAATTTATAAGTATCATGAAAAAAGTATTGCATCTATCTTAACAGCCCTTAGGGTTTATTTAAGATTTCTCTATTTTAACCAATATACGGATGAAGATTTGTCTTTAAAAGTTCCTAAACAGAGTAAATATTATTATCCACCTGTTCCTTCTGTCTGGAATAAAGATGATGTTATTCGTATGTTGAATAGTATTGATAGAGGGAACCCAACCGGAAAGAGAGATTATGCGATTCTGCTTCTGGTTGCCAAACTTGGTATTAGGGTTGGTGACATCAAATCCTTGAAGTTATCAGATTTAAACTGGCAATCAAAAAATATAGAAATAAGACAAAATAAAACAAAGAATATCGTGTCATATCCAATATTAAATGATATAGGTTGGGCATTAATTGATTACCTAAAAAATGGGCGTCCTATTAGTAACTCTCCATTCGTTTTTATTCGGATGAATGCACCCTTTGAGGCATTTGGAAGAGACGCTAATCTTCATAATATCATTACAAAATATACCAGACTTTCTGGAATTACTGTTCCTGATGGTAAACGGCAAGGGTTACATTCGCTTCGTCATACTCTTGCGAGTACTTTGCTTGAGCAGGGAACCCCATTACCAGTAATCTCTGAGATCCTAGGACATTTTAATTCTAAATCTACCAATGTCTATCTGCATACAGGAATGGATGGGTTAAGGAAATGTGCCATTGATCCAGAGGAGGTGCTTAAGAATGTCTAA
- a CDS encoding tyrosine-type recombinase/integrase, giving the protein MSKKSVVFQSILGPLIDGYIEEKRSVGYKYKKGSSLLKQFDTLAANENLIDIKLSKELVFLWTEKRPNETVSTRNGRISIIRGLAKYMVRLGYQAYIFPAATISIDRYSYVPYIFSEIELKNIFTTCDIYPFSDVSPNRHLTLPFLFRMLYGCGLRISEALNLKLKDVDLGNGTLFIRDTKFGKERNVPMTDSLTKRCRLYVKETHNLKSSDTYLFQSPYGGHYKESTIYNLFREILWKAGISHSGKGPRLHDFRHTFAVHCLKKWVLDEEDITNLLPYLSAFLGHVDLRGTQHYLRLTADLYPKIIASVEQNFSTLIPEVSFSETD; this is encoded by the coding sequence ATGTCTAAGAAATCTGTAGTGTTTCAAAGTATTCTTGGTCCATTGATTGATGGATACATTGAGGAAAAGAGATCTGTTGGCTATAAGTACAAAAAAGGATCTTCTCTTTTGAAACAATTTGACACATTGGCTGCCAATGAAAACTTAATAGATATAAAACTTTCGAAAGAATTAGTATTTCTTTGGACAGAAAAAAGGCCAAATGAGACTGTCAGTACTAGAAATGGAAGAATCTCTATCATACGAGGGCTCGCTAAATATATGGTTCGTCTTGGGTATCAGGCATACATTTTTCCAGCTGCAACTATTTCGATTGATAGATATTCTTATGTTCCTTACATTTTTTCTGAAATAGAGTTGAAGAACATTTTTACCACATGCGACATTTATCCTTTTTCAGATGTTTCTCCCAACAGACATCTGACCTTACCTTTTCTGTTCCGTATGTTATATGGTTGTGGCCTCCGGATTTCAGAAGCATTGAATTTAAAACTAAAAGATGTTGATTTGGGTAATGGGACTTTATTCATTCGGGATACGAAATTTGGAAAAGAACGAAATGTTCCAATGACAGATTCATTGACGAAGCGTTGTCGTTTGTATGTAAAAGAAACTCATAACCTAAAGTCCAGTGATACTTATTTATTCCAATCCCCTTACGGAGGACATTATAAGGAAAGTACTATATATAACCTATTTAGAGAGATATTGTGGAAGGCTGGAATATCCCATAGTGGAAAGGGACCAAGACTTCATGATTTTAGGCACACTTTTGCGGTCCATTGTTTGAAAAAATGGGTCTTAGATGAAGAAGATATTACGAATCTCCTTCCCTATCTTTCTGCATTTTTAGGACACGTTGATTTAAGAGGTACACAACATTACTTAAGACTGACTGCTGATTTATATCCAAAAATTATTGCATCAGTTGAACAGAATTTTTCAACTTTAATACCGGAGGTATCGTTCAGTGAAACAGACTGA
- a CDS encoding site-specific integrase, which yields MKQTDFARTLTRFLSDYLPSHRNVSTNTIKSYRDTFKQVLIYFNLELKIRPEYLTFEKIKAEKIRDFLLWLEKSRNVGINTRNQRLAAIHSFYRYAQSEHPENIFECQKILGIPFKKREIKTVEFLSQESLRYILEQPDTTKKKGRRDLTLMATLYDTGARVQELIDLKTRDVRLTKPATITLTGKGNKRRSVPIMDKTRVLLENYMKENKLLENGKQDYPLFFNSNRRAFTRPGITYILEKYLKQAKENHSDVLFSDRLHPHMIRHTKAMHLLEAGVNLIYIRDLLGHVNVTTTDIYLRANTEIKRNALEAAYMEVVKQDTPVWDEDTDLLKWLEEFCR from the coding sequence GTGAAACAGACTGATTTTGCCAGAACACTAACACGATTCCTTTCCGATTACCTTCCTAGCCATCGTAATGTTAGTACTAATACGATAAAGTCCTATCGGGATACCTTTAAACAAGTGCTAATTTATTTTAATTTAGAATTGAAAATCAGGCCAGAGTACCTTACCTTTGAAAAAATTAAAGCAGAAAAAATTAGAGACTTTCTCCTTTGGCTTGAAAAGTCGCGTAACGTCGGAATTAACACCCGTAATCAAAGACTAGCAGCAATCCATAGTTTCTACCGTTATGCACAGTCAGAACACCCTGAAAATATATTTGAATGTCAAAAAATATTAGGAATTCCCTTTAAAAAAAGGGAGATAAAGACGGTTGAATTCCTCTCACAGGAATCTTTAAGGTATATATTAGAACAACCTGATACTACCAAGAAAAAAGGGCGTCGAGATTTAACGTTAATGGCTACTCTATATGATACAGGGGCACGAGTACAAGAATTAATTGATTTAAAAACAAGAGATGTCAGACTTACGAAACCAGCCACAATTACTTTAACCGGCAAAGGAAATAAACGAAGAAGTGTACCTATTATGGATAAAACAAGAGTTCTGTTGGAGAATTACATGAAAGAAAACAAACTATTGGAAAATGGAAAACAAGATTATCCACTTTTCTTTAATAGCAATAGACGCGCATTTACAAGGCCTGGAATCACATACATTTTAGAAAAGTATTTAAAACAGGCTAAGGAAAATCATTCAGATGTTCTGTTCTCTGACAGACTTCATCCTCACATGATCAGGCATACAAAAGCTATGCATTTATTGGAGGCTGGTGTAAATCTAATTTATATAAGGGATTTACTAGGACACGTAAATGTTACTACAACTGATATATATTTAAGAGCAAATACGGAAATAAAAAGAAATGCATTAGAAGCCGCATATATGGAGGTTGTGAAGCAAGATACCCCTGTTTGGGATGAGGATACAGATTTATTAAAGTGGCTGGAGGAATTTTGTCGATAG
- a CDS encoding ATP-binding protein, whose product MSQIQQLQDIMKGLRLVETAKHLPHLIREAEQKDLSFTQFLLDVTSYEQTRREEKQLNNRLKWATFPFSKTLEEFNLKEQKSLSNKQLNRLKDLTWIEQLYNLILLGPPGVGNYRKFLFMERY is encoded by the coding sequence ATGAGCCAAATCCAACAATTACAAGACATAATGAAAGGGTTAAGACTCGTTGAAACTGCCAAGCATCTCCCCCATTTGATCAGAGAAGCTGAGCAAAAAGACCTTTCATTTACTCAATTCCTGTTAGATGTCACTTCTTATGAGCAAACTCGAAGAGAAGAAAAGCAACTAAACAACCGATTAAAGTGGGCAACTTTTCCTTTCAGCAAAACACTTGAGGAGTTTAATTTAAAAGAACAAAAGTCTTTAAGCAACAAACAACTAAATAGATTAAAAGATTTAACTTGGATAGAACAGCTGTACAATTTGATTTTATTAGGGCCACCAGGTGTAGGTAATTATCGAAAGTTTTTGTTTATGGAAAGATATTAG
- the istA gene encoding IS21 family transposase, whose amino-acid sequence MDKWEMYMEIKQLLKQGFSQTKIAEKLGVSRTTVYRHLKRSPSEMAEWVDSLQYKKKKLDPYKELILSWLRMHPDMSAAQVYDWLLEKYKDLTVGESTVRTYVKALREEYKINKETSPRMYEAIPDPPMGEQMQVDFGHTRQKTVDNKEAKLNFIAFVLSHSRQKYKEWLDRPFTTRDVIQAHENAFKWYGGMTNEIVYDQDSLIVVSENGGDLILTKEFQQYRESRGINLRVCRKADPESKGRIENVVGFIKQNYAKHRVFHNIDSWNEQGWEWLNRTGNYKIHNTTKKRPFEVFLLEKQHLKPVSQNIDIQNNYEISIARCVHKDNTIRYQSNRYSLPLGTYNKYEKVCIKETETKELVIYIPDTGEIIAKHSIPEGKGMLIKDKKHSRDRTKGVGAFINTVAERFEDKELAFKYLEKVREKNPRYIKDQLQIILRETKGIDNEVRTKALAECLKRKLYSATDFGDIIAYVKRQRQVHETVIDKKKEVKTLNRLSEWVLETEAYKRKVDTYTVLMEVE is encoded by the coding sequence GTGGATAAGTGGGAAATGTACATGGAGATAAAGCAATTATTAAAGCAAGGATTTAGTCAGACAAAGATAGCTGAAAAGTTAGGGGTTTCTCGAACAACTGTTTACAGGCACTTAAAGAGATCTCCTTCGGAGATGGCGGAATGGGTTGATTCTCTTCAGTATAAAAAGAAAAAATTAGATCCATATAAAGAACTGATTTTATCTTGGTTGAGAATGCATCCGGATATGTCAGCAGCACAAGTTTATGATTGGCTTTTAGAGAAATATAAAGATCTAACTGTTGGAGAAAGTACAGTAAGAACATATGTAAAAGCATTAAGAGAAGAATACAAAATAAATAAGGAAACATCTCCTCGAATGTATGAGGCAATTCCTGATCCCCCAATGGGAGAACAAATGCAAGTAGATTTTGGTCATACGAGACAAAAAACTGTTGATAATAAGGAAGCCAAACTCAACTTTATAGCTTTTGTCTTATCACATTCTAGACAAAAGTATAAAGAGTGGTTGGATAGACCATTTACAACACGGGATGTTATACAAGCCCATGAGAACGCGTTTAAATGGTATGGAGGAATGACCAATGAGATCGTTTATGACCAAGATAGTTTAATTGTTGTTAGCGAAAATGGTGGAGATCTAATTTTAACTAAAGAATTTCAGCAGTATAGAGAATCCAGAGGAATAAACCTTCGGGTTTGTAGAAAAGCTGACCCTGAGAGTAAGGGAAGAATAGAAAATGTAGTTGGATTTATCAAACAAAACTATGCCAAACATAGAGTGTTTCATAACATCGACTCTTGGAATGAGCAAGGATGGGAATGGCTGAACAGAACGGGTAACTATAAAATACACAATACAACAAAAAAGAGACCATTCGAAGTGTTCCTCCTGGAAAAGCAACACTTAAAACCAGTCTCCCAAAATATAGATATTCAAAATAACTATGAGATAAGTATAGCAAGATGTGTTCATAAGGACAATACTATTCGTTACCAATCTAATCGGTACTCTCTTCCACTTGGAACTTATAACAAATATGAAAAAGTATGTATCAAGGAAACGGAGACTAAAGAATTAGTTATTTATATACCTGATACTGGCGAAATTATTGCAAAACATTCAATTCCCGAAGGGAAAGGGATGTTAATAAAAGATAAAAAACATAGTAGGGATCGTACAAAAGGTGTTGGAGCATTCATTAATACAGTGGCTGAGAGATTTGAAGATAAAGAACTAGCCTTTAAATATTTAGAGAAGGTTAGGGAAAAAAATCCTCGTTACATTAAAGACCAGTTGCAAATCATCTTGCGCGAAACAAAAGGTATCGATAACGAAGTACGCACTAAAGCGTTAGCAGAGTGTTTAAAAAGGAAATTATACAGTGCAACTGATTTTGGCGATATCATTGCATATGTGAAACGTCAGCGCCAGGTACATGAAACAGTTATTGATAAAAAGAAAGAAGTTAAGACTTTGAACAGGCTATCAGAATGGGTTTTAGAAACAGAAGCATACAAAAGAAAAGTAGATACTTACACGGTTTTAATGGAGGTTGAATAG
- the mntR gene encoding transcriptional regulator MntR has protein sequence MPTPSMEDYIEKIYLLIQNKGYARVSDIANVLGVNPSSVTKMVQKLDQNKYLIYEKYRGIILTPYGQNMGKQLVYRHELLESLFRIIGVDEDLIYEEVERIEHHLSLKTLDCINGLVQFFEEDEQRIKALKEIHRKDKR, from the coding sequence ATGCCTACACCTAGTATGGAAGATTATATTGAAAAAATTTATTTACTTATTCAAAATAAGGGGTATGCACGTGTGTCTGATATAGCTAATGTTCTTGGTGTCAACCCTTCTTCGGTTACGAAAATGGTTCAAAAATTAGATCAAAATAAATATTTAATCTATGAAAAGTACCGTGGAATAATTCTTACTCCATATGGTCAAAACATGGGAAAACAACTTGTTTATAGACATGAATTATTGGAATCTCTCTTTCGCATCATTGGGGTTGATGAAGATTTAATCTATGAGGAAGTTGAAAGGATTGAACACCATCTTAGTCTGAAAACGTTGGATTGTATAAATGGCCTGGTACAATTTTTCGAAGAGGATGAACAACGGATAAAGGCATTAAAAGAAATTCATCGAAAGGATAAAAGGTAA
- a CDS encoding murein hydrolase activator EnvC family protein, protein MKSTIISVSVLTLLGFGVTLSEVPTKVLAEANLEDLKEQKNEIDSKQSSIESEIGDTEKEVNKIKNEQAKLDAEIKQLDLSITEAEEQMLSKQNEIRETENQISKLKEEIKIVEERMAKRNELLKNRARSFQENGSMISYIDVLTGANDFSEFIDRVELVTTLLEADRAILREHKADKELLEESKKNLEKEAESLQIKLKEIEVLKQNLNTQKDEKDKLMASLELEEKQLENYKMDLEEEGQLLSSQESAIKRAIELEQERQANKAKEAQNSGSGASVSAPPVSSGYFTRPTSGVVSSSFGSRWGANHFGTDIAQTGTVPVVAAADGVVINSYYSSSYGNVVFISHSIEGVTYTTVYAHMSSRLVGSGEVVSKGQMIGYQGNTGQSFGQHLHFELHRGAWNSGKTNAISPIGIVPL, encoded by the coding sequence GTGAAGAGTACAATAATTTCAGTTTCAGTTCTTACTTTGTTAGGGTTCGGTGTAACTTTATCAGAAGTGCCGACAAAAGTATTAGCTGAAGCTAATTTAGAAGACTTGAAGGAGCAAAAAAATGAGATTGATAGTAAACAGTCATCCATTGAATCTGAAATTGGTGATACGGAAAAAGAAGTAAACAAAATTAAAAATGAACAAGCAAAATTAGATGCTGAGATTAAACAGTTAGATTTATCAATTACCGAAGCAGAAGAACAAATGCTGTCAAAACAGAATGAAATTAGGGAAACCGAAAATCAGATTTCTAAATTAAAAGAGGAAATAAAGATAGTCGAAGAACGAATGGCAAAGCGTAATGAACTCCTAAAAAATCGCGCTCGTTCCTTCCAAGAGAATGGTAGTATGATTAGTTATATCGATGTTTTGACAGGAGCAAATGACTTTAGTGAATTTATAGATCGGGTAGAATTAGTTACCACCCTATTAGAAGCAGATAGAGCTATTCTACGAGAACATAAAGCAGATAAAGAATTGCTGGAGGAATCGAAGAAAAACTTAGAGAAAGAGGCGGAAAGCCTTCAAATAAAACTTAAAGAAATTGAAGTGTTAAAGCAAAACTTAAATACACAGAAAGATGAAAAAGATAAGTTAATGGCATCTTTGGAACTAGAGGAAAAACAGTTAGAAAACTATAAGATGGATCTTGAGGAAGAAGGACAGCTATTATCCTCTCAAGAATCAGCTATAAAAAGGGCAATTGAATTAGAACAAGAACGCCAAGCAAATAAAGCTAAAGAAGCCCAAAATTCCGGAAGTGGTGCTTCTGTTTCGGCTCCACCTGTTTCTAGTGGTTATTTTACAAGACCAACGAGCGGAGTTGTATCATCAAGTTTTGGTTCAAGATGGGGTGCAAATCATTTTGGGACAGACATTGCTCAAACAGGTACAGTACCTGTTGTTGCAGCTGCTGACGGGGTTGTTATAAATTCATACTATTCATCTAGTTACGGTAATGTGGTCTTTATATCCCATTCTATTGAAGGTGTGACCTATACAACAGTATATGCTCATATGAGCAGTCGTTTAGTTGGTTCTGGTGAAGTTGTTTCTAAAGGTCAAATGATTGGTTACCAAGGTAATACAGGTCAGTCATTTGGACAACATTTACATTTCGAGCTTCATAGAGGTGCTTGGAATTCTGGAAAAACTAATGCAATAAGCCCTATTGGCATTGTCCCATTGTAA
- a CDS encoding cytochrome c oxidase assembly protein has product MNMQHKALSELYFEWNIPLIIVCLAIAFLYEHKRKTMEFHLTKNQKISFHLGVSLLAVSLGSPLNSVGHYLFSVHMFIQSIIYLAVPPLILFGLPKKEVGKLINKYKIVRKTIHIVTKPVLAILLFNVVFSFYHVPFIFDFIMGNQLYINLSILFLFFLSFIMWWPILPPVDSIEGMKPLYKIAYICGMGILLTPACALIIFSKDILYSSYMHMPRLFGIGTLDDQQAGGALMKIIQEAIYGSVLAVIFFKWAKEQRNLDLESEIDRKEEEYLQKFRNIDTDSLS; this is encoded by the coding sequence ATGAATATGCAACATAAAGCACTTAGTGAACTTTATTTTGAATGGAACATACCGTTAATTATTGTTTGCTTGGCAATTGCTTTTTTATATGAACATAAACGAAAAACTATGGAGTTCCATCTAACAAAAAATCAAAAAATCAGCTTTCATCTTGGAGTATCGCTTTTAGCAGTATCATTGGGTTCACCACTAAATAGTGTTGGGCATTATCTTTTTTCTGTTCATATGTTCATCCAATCAATAATTTACCTTGCGGTCCCACCTTTAATTCTTTTCGGATTGCCAAAAAAAGAAGTGGGGAAACTAATTAACAAATATAAAATCGTAAGGAAAACAATACATATCGTTACAAAACCTGTACTAGCTATTCTTTTGTTTAATGTTGTTTTTTCGTTTTATCATGTGCCTTTCATTTTTGATTTTATAATGGGAAATCAACTTTATATTAATCTATCCATTCTTTTTCTTTTCTTTCTGTCTTTCATTATGTGGTGGCCTATTCTTCCACCCGTTGATAGTATAGAAGGTATGAAACCACTTTATAAAATAGCTTATATTTGTGGTATGGGCATTCTTCTTACTCCTGCTTGTGCCCTGATTATTTTTTCAAAGGATATTTTATATTCTTCTTACATGCATATGCCTAGACTATTCGGGATTGGTACACTGGATGATCAACAGGCTGGTGGTGCACTTATGAAAATTATTCAAGAGGCGATATATGGATCTGTATTGGCTGTCATATTTTTTAAATGGGCAAAAGAACAAAGAAACTTAGATTTAGAAAGTGAGATTGATAGAAAGGAAGAAGAGTATCTACAAAAATTTAGAAATATAGATACGGATTCATTAAGCTAA
- a CDS encoding peptidylprolyl isomerase, whose amino-acid sequence MKKLILAVSMTGGLIALSACSSQTTNSEAIVQTKVGNISKEELYTAMKDKYGEQELQQLLYEKVLGNKYKVESEELNKKFEEFKAQYGSNFEMILAQNNIKDESEFKKILKFQLLVEKAAIKDIKVTEKELKESYENYKPEIKARHILLEDEETAKEVKKKLDEGAEFEKLAKEYSKDPGSVEAGGDLGWFGSGKMVPEFENAAYSLEINQISEPVKTQNGFHIIQVLEKKEKESFEKMKNELEYNIKVSKIDDSKIQEVLQKELKDANVKIKDEDLKGLLETASTQQ is encoded by the coding sequence ATGAAAAAATTGATTTTAGCAGTTTCTATGACTGGTGGTCTTATTGCTTTAAGTGCTTGCAGTTCTCAAACTACTAATTCAGAAGCAATAGTCCAGACAAAAGTAGGTAATATTTCAAAAGAAGAACTTTATACTGCCATGAAAGATAAATATGGTGAACAAGAACTTCAGCAACTTCTCTATGAAAAAGTGTTAGGTAATAAATACAAAGTAGAAAGTGAAGAATTAAATAAAAAATTTGAGGAATTTAAAGCACAATATGGTTCTAATTTTGAAATGATACTTGCACAAAATAATATAAAAGATGAAAGTGAATTTAAAAAAATACTTAAGTTTCAACTCCTAGTAGAAAAAGCTGCAATAAAAGACATAAAAGTTACTGAAAAAGAGTTGAAAGAAAGTTATGAAAACTATAAACCAGAAATAAAAGCAAGACATATTCTCTTAGAGGATGAGGAAACAGCTAAGGAAGTAAAGAAAAAGTTGGATGAAGGGGCCGAATTTGAAAAGCTAGCAAAGGAATATTCAAAGGATCCTGGTTCTGTTGAAGCAGGAGGAGATTTAGGGTGGTTTGGTTCAGGTAAAATGGTTCCTGAGTTCGAAAATGCTGCCTATTCACTTGAAATCAATCAAATTAGCGAACCAGTAAAAACTCAAAATGGATTTCATATTATTCAAGTTTTAGAGAAAAAGGAAAAAGAATCGTTTGAAAAAATGAAAAATGAACTCGAATACAATATTAAGGTATCAAAAATCGACGACAGTAAAATTCAAGAAGTTTTACAAAAAGAACTGAAAGACGCAAATGTTAAAATAAAAGATGAAGATTTAAAAGGGTTACTTGAAACTGCTAGCACCCAACAATAA
- a CDS encoding copper resistance protein CopC, with protein sequence MLKKLSLLTIIFFIGFVNNTFAHTGLESSIPQNGQVIKEELKQITLNFETKVEQNSTFELKYSNGDTIPVENITLSEFQMVGSLINPLENGTYQINWKIIGADGHPIEGELSFSVDVPVSETAPENTEEPQSQPDDAANTENTETRIETEQEDVQQNKLPSYVIPSIIGILIVIVIGSFLLILKRKK encoded by the coding sequence ATGTTAAAAAAATTATCTCTGTTAACAATTATTTTTTTCATCGGCTTTGTTAACAACACTTTTGCTCACACAGGATTAGAAAGTTCCATTCCTCAAAATGGACAAGTAATTAAAGAGGAATTAAAACAAATCACCCTAAATTTTGAAACAAAAGTCGAACAGAACAGTACATTTGAACTTAAATATTCTAATGGAGATACTATCCCCGTTGAAAATATAACATTATCCGAATTCCAGATGGTAGGAAGTTTAATAAACCCATTAGAAAATGGGACGTACCAAATAAATTGGAAGATTATCGGTGCAGATGGTCACCCAATAGAAGGCGAGTTGTCATTTTCGGTAGATGTACCTGTTTCTGAAACCGCTCCCGAAAATACTGAGGAACCACAATCTCAACCAGATGATGCGGCGAATACAGAGAATACAGAAACAAGAATAGAAACAGAACAAGAAGATGTTCAACAAAACAAATTACCATCGTATGTTATACCCTCTATTATTGGAATTCTGATAGTTATCGTTATTGGAAGTTTCTTATTAATTTTGAAAAGGAAGAAATAG